One region of Termitidicoccus mucosus genomic DNA includes:
- a CDS encoding discoidin domain-containing protein: MTRITSILPVLAGLLITSPSLSMARAADLPDDIGPNIAFGKTHKSSDINMSGWDGGLTDGVWSSAKGSTYATGKSGKFPKAVTIDLEGKSTIAYIHTGVPKIGFTKTIEASISEDGENFTTVGKHDFKMGTENRHLYAFKPAAARYIRLTFLENHPKPGKGGYPAAHCFVSEVEVYGPKGSGPASDE, encoded by the coding sequence ATGACACGCATAACCTCGATATTGCCCGTGCTTGCGGGACTTCTAATCACCAGCCCTTCACTCTCCATGGCAAGAGCGGCGGATTTGCCGGACGATATTGGCCCGAACATCGCGTTCGGGAAAACCCATAAATCCAGCGACATCAATATGAGTGGATGGGATGGCGGCTTGACCGACGGCGTGTGGAGTTCGGCAAAAGGGAGCACCTACGCCACCGGCAAAAGTGGAAAATTTCCCAAGGCCGTCACCATCGATCTGGAGGGGAAAAGCACCATTGCGTACATCCACACCGGCGTGCCGAAAATCGGTTTCACCAAAACCATCGAAGCATCGATCAGCGAAGACGGCGAAAATTTCACGACCGTCGGAAAACATGATTTCAAAATGGGAACGGAGAACCGTCACCTCTACGCCTTCAAACCCGCCGCCGCTCGTTATATACGTCTCACCTTTCTTGAAAATCACCCCAAACCCGGCAAGGGGGGATACCCGGCGGCCCACTGTTTTGTAAGCGAAGTCGAAGTCTATGGGCCAAAAGGCTCCGGGCCGGCATCAGATGAATAA
- a CDS encoding sialate O-acetylesterase, translated as MKIPIAPVLIAALALTPLTLAFAQDRKTNATLPANTSLDLFLLVGQSNMAGRGKLEEQDKIAPPRVWTFNRNQKWVPATDPLHFDKDIAAVGPGRTFGRTVSEALPKIQVGLIPCAVGGTSIARWKKGGELYNNAIARARKAMKQGTLKAILWHQGESDLGKSDIPRYQESLRHLIADFRADLNAPGIPFIIGEIGCFYQRKDSEGIDAFNEGLRAFASKERNCACVGSEGLTPLRDNLHFNAKSARELGRRYAAAYLKLIGASAPALLP; from the coding sequence ATGAAAATACCAATCGCGCCCGTCCTCATCGCGGCACTTGCTCTCACGCCACTCACACTCGCATTTGCCCAAGACCGGAAAACGAACGCCACGCTCCCGGCAAATACGTCACTCGACCTGTTCCTGCTTGTCGGCCAATCCAACATGGCGGGCCGGGGCAAACTCGAAGAACAGGACAAAATTGCGCCCCCGCGCGTCTGGACATTCAACAGAAATCAAAAATGGGTGCCCGCGACAGACCCGCTGCACTTCGACAAAGATATTGCAGCCGTCGGTCCCGGACGCACTTTCGGCCGCACCGTCTCCGAGGCACTGCCCAAGATCCAAGTCGGCCTCATCCCGTGCGCTGTCGGTGGGACCTCGATCGCACGCTGGAAAAAAGGGGGCGAACTCTACAACAACGCCATCGCTCGCGCCCGCAAAGCCATGAAACAAGGTACGCTCAAAGCGATACTCTGGCACCAAGGTGAATCGGATCTCGGAAAATCAGACATACCCCGCTACCAGGAAAGTCTGCGCCACCTCATTGCCGATTTTCGTGCCGACCTCAATGCGCCCGGCATCCCGTTTATCATCGGCGAAATTGGCTGCTTTTATCAACGCAAGGACAGCGAAGGCATCGACGCCTTCAACGAAGGTCTGCGCGCATTTGCCTCAAAAGAACGCAACTGTGCCTGTGTTGGCAGCGAAGGCCTCACGCCCCTCCGCGACAACCTGCACTTCAATGCCAAAAGCGCCCGCGAACTCGGCCGCCGTTACGCCGCCGCATATCTAAAATTGATCGGCGCCTCCGCGCCCGCGCTCCTGCCCTGA
- a CDS encoding glycoside hydrolase family 43 protein, translating to MPTIRRIFPLIALCISLLSCSRASANTFTNPIAAGADPWVVRHNGYYYWCLSQNGSGVAICKSDTLTSLGKRHVVWHAPGTGPYSKEIWAPELHFLDGRWYIYVAADDGDNANHRMITLESATDDPLSAYTFKAELYTGDNIAKKTKNRWAIDGTILTHRDKRYFIWSGWRSGGDDQSLYVAPMSDPWTVSGNRVRICKNDTYLWEYVGESPRNNGLNEGPQVLQHGGRTFLIYSASGSWQPSYKLGLLELIGDDPLKPGAWRKHPKPVFSPTDKTFGVGHGSFTTSPDGTQFWHVYHAKRERANGWSRAIFAQPFTWTADGLPDFGIPVAPGQPVAMPSQNAALARTTSSRSQN from the coding sequence ATGCCAACCATCAGACGAATTTTCCCGCTGATCGCATTATGCATTTCCCTGCTCTCCTGCTCCCGCGCTTCCGCGAACACCTTCACCAACCCCATCGCCGCCGGTGCCGATCCATGGGTCGTGCGGCATAATGGATACTATTACTGGTGCCTGTCGCAAAATGGCAGCGGCGTTGCCATCTGCAAATCCGACACATTAACATCCCTTGGCAAACGTCATGTCGTCTGGCACGCGCCCGGCACCGGCCCCTATTCGAAGGAAATCTGGGCACCCGAACTCCACTTCCTCGACGGTCGCTGGTATATCTACGTCGCCGCCGACGATGGCGACAACGCCAACCACCGCATGATCACCCTCGAATCCGCAACCGACGATCCGCTGAGCGCCTATACCTTCAAAGCCGAGCTCTACACCGGCGATAACATAGCGAAGAAAACCAAAAATCGCTGGGCTATCGACGGCACGATCCTCACACATCGCGACAAGCGCTATTTCATCTGGTCGGGCTGGAGAAGTGGCGGCGACGACCAATCTCTCTATGTCGCGCCCATGAGCGATCCCTGGACTGTCTCCGGAAACCGCGTGCGCATCTGCAAAAACGACACCTACCTATGGGAATACGTTGGCGAAAGTCCCAGGAACAATGGACTCAACGAAGGTCCGCAAGTCCTCCAGCACGGCGGCCGCACCTTCCTCATCTATTCCGCCAGCGGCTCCTGGCAACCCAGCTATAAACTCGGCCTCCTCGAACTCATCGGCGATGATCCTCTCAAACCCGGCGCATGGCGGAAACACCCGAAACCCGTTTTTTCACCCACTGACAAAACCTTCGGCGTCGGCCACGGCTCGTTCACGACCTCGCCCGATGGCACGCAATTCTGGCATGTCTATCACGCCAAACGCGAACGCGCCAACGGGTGGTCACGCGCCATCTTCGCGCAACCGTTCACGTGGACTGCGGACGGTCTCCCCGACTTCGGCATACCCGTCGCGCCCGGTCAGCCGGTCGCCATGCCCTCCCAAAACGCCGCTCTGGCGCGCACAACGTCGTCGCGCTCTCAGAATTAG
- a CDS encoding sulfatase family protein: protein MLTRNNRDKSPRAQSHTFLSARKHTLVSCLATACLAGPAVHSDAAQSSAAADARPPNIILMIADDLSFTDIGCYGSPNARTPNIDRLASQGVRFAHCYNAIAMCVPTRNMLYTGLFPARTGSYRNHTHSYPGTVSMVHYFDQLGYRVGLSGKVHVGPRASFPFEAVPGLTTETLSATDDYTLDGIKGFMTRDSRQPFFLVTSFIQPHMPWTMGDRTPFDPGKLTLPPHWADTPQTRAAYVRYLAEVSFLDRQVGDVLAAVDDAGLRESTIVIFLSEQGAQFPGAKWTCWDQGLHAGALIRWPGVVKPGSVSRALIQYVDFVPTLLDIVRRQGSRAAPSAEYDLDKLHLDGRSFINVLFGKTDEHGKYAYGIHNNHPEGPAYPIRSVRTKDFSYIRNLLPEERYVIKFMQLDPKQPYYPSWVKAAEQDNPRAAAAIRRNEFRPAEELYDLRNDPWEMNNLANSPEHQTILKELRQALDEWMTQQHDTGAAMDVPLEMAK, encoded by the coding sequence ATGCTTACCCGCAACAACAGAGATAAATCGCCGCGCGCACAGTCGCACACATTTTTATCCGCCAGAAAACACACGCTGGTGTCGTGCCTTGCCACGGCCTGTCTCGCCGGTCCTGCTGTGCACTCGGACGCGGCTCAATCATCCGCCGCCGCGGATGCGCGTCCGCCAAATATCATCCTGATGATCGCGGATGATCTCAGCTTCACCGACATCGGCTGCTACGGCAGCCCGAACGCACGGACGCCGAACATCGACCGGCTGGCCTCGCAAGGCGTGCGGTTCGCGCATTGCTACAACGCGATCGCCATGTGTGTGCCGACTCGAAACATGCTCTACACGGGGCTGTTTCCGGCGCGCACCGGCAGTTACCGCAATCACACGCACAGTTATCCGGGCACGGTGAGCATGGTGCATTATTTCGACCAGCTCGGCTATCGCGTGGGACTTTCGGGCAAGGTGCACGTTGGCCCGCGGGCATCATTTCCCTTTGAAGCAGTGCCCGGTCTCACGACCGAGACGCTCAGCGCCACCGACGACTACACGCTTGATGGCATCAAGGGCTTTATGACGCGGGATTCGAGGCAGCCGTTTTTCCTCGTCACCTCATTCATCCAGCCGCACATGCCGTGGACGATGGGCGACCGCACACCATTCGACCCCGGCAAGTTGACGCTGCCGCCGCACTGGGCCGACACGCCGCAAACCCGGGCCGCGTATGTCCGGTATCTGGCCGAGGTTTCGTTTCTCGACAGGCAAGTGGGCGACGTGCTCGCCGCTGTCGATGACGCGGGGCTGCGCGAAAGCACCATTGTGATTTTCCTCAGCGAGCAAGGCGCGCAATTTCCCGGCGCAAAATGGACCTGCTGGGACCAGGGCCTGCACGCGGGCGCGCTCATCCGCTGGCCCGGCGTGGTGAAACCGGGCTCGGTTTCGCGCGCGCTCATCCAATACGTCGACTTCGTTCCCACCCTTTTGGACATCGTGCGCCGTCAGGGAAGCCGCGCCGCACCGTCTGCGGAATACGACTTGGACAAACTGCATCTCGACGGGCGCTCCTTCATCAACGTGCTTTTTGGGAAAACCGACGAGCATGGCAAATACGCCTACGGCATTCACAACAACCATCCCGAAGGGCCGGCGTATCCGATCCGCTCCGTGCGCACCAAGGATTTTTCCTACATCCGCAACCTGCTGCCGGAAGAGCGCTATGTGATCAAGTTTATGCAGCTCGATCCAAAGCAACCCTATTATCCCTCGTGGGTGAAAGCCGCAGAGCAAGACAATCCGCGCGCCGCCGCCGCCATCAGGCGGAACGAATTCCGTCCTGCCGAGGAGCTGTATGATTTGCGAAATGACCCTTGGGAGATGAACAATCTCGCAAATTCACCGGAGCATCAGACCATCTTAAAAGAACTTCGTCAGGCGCTTGATGAGTGGATGACGCAGCAACACGACACAGGCGCGGCGATGGATGTGCCGTTGGAAATGGCAAAGTAA
- a CDS encoding RNA polymerase sigma factor — protein MPPQDTESARWFAENLQPHEPMLRAWLKSQFGSGCDVDDITQEALVRVLEARVTREVRSPKAFLFVTARNLALMRARHLAVAKVDSLAEFDCSGIMDESVDVPHAVARAEELEMLTRAIQSLPNRCRQILTLRKIYGMSQKETAAELGIAEHTVEIQSVLALRKLDAYFKKHTAPRRGF, from the coding sequence ATGCCGCCCCAAGACACAGAATCCGCGAGGTGGTTTGCTGAAAACCTCCAGCCGCACGAGCCCATGCTGCGCGCATGGTTGAAGAGCCAGTTTGGCAGCGGCTGCGACGTGGACGACATCACGCAGGAGGCTTTAGTGCGCGTGCTTGAGGCGCGGGTGACGCGCGAGGTGCGCTCGCCCAAGGCTTTTCTGTTTGTGACGGCGCGCAACCTCGCGCTCATGCGCGCGCGGCACCTCGCCGTGGCCAAGGTGGATTCATTAGCGGAATTCGACTGCTCGGGCATCATGGATGAGAGCGTCGATGTTCCTCACGCGGTGGCGCGCGCCGAGGAGCTTGAAATGCTCACCCGCGCGATCCAGTCGCTTCCCAACCGATGCAGGCAAATCCTCACCCTCCGCAAAATTTACGGCATGTCTCAAAAGGAGACCGCCGCCGAGCTCGGCATTGCCGAGCACACGGTGGAGATACAGTCCGTGCTGGCCTTGAGAAAACTCGATGCCTACTTCAAAAAACACACCGCGCCCCGGCGCGGATTTTGA
- a CDS encoding right-handed parallel beta-helix repeat-containing protein yields the protein MHHSGKLSTRIGRLGIALCASLLALNASGINVRDFGAVADDSICDLAAIRRAVAFARANNVREINFDPGTYDLEVKNPEKEIAIDLNGFEDLVFAGAVNADGTPATLLLRKYEFSGNISARQILRAIKCKHIHLKNFVLDNAPRYTTAGKVVEKDGDRVIMEIFDGNPAIDGCVFYCGNAWDLKTGSLKKIGSLTFGADVAANEGAYTLRLLPQTASTAPRRMVLANAKVAAMLDVGDGVSWHFGWEGNQLNVTMSEDVRLENIHTYNAMGFCASVSRSKDVFASNLVFKPAGNQLAVGSRDGLMLSCNRGRVVMDGLHIEGVRWDGQNAHGIFLWTREIMDSRTVVLESRRGSQNVEIQPGSSVGFYTAPDEERVLTVRQAVLKKDGAGKYHYQISFEEELPPGLDSSMPVCVYAWNMDDYVVKNSRFRNIAGCASLVRNRGVKIENCIYENIMYPAVMIGPAIQEQEGPVARNIMVKNNRFINCGWQTRHGAVGAVSAKVQVWKNALAPFMRDLQIEGNYFENCDVAVQVEDAINARVAGNSFNNVKDKILGKNLRDSMLLE from the coding sequence ATGCACCATTCGGGTAAATTATCGACGCGCATCGGGCGCTTGGGCATCGCGCTTTGCGCGAGCCTGCTTGCGCTCAATGCCTCCGGCATCAACGTGCGCGATTTCGGGGCGGTCGCCGATGATTCCATTTGCGACCTCGCCGCAATCCGCCGGGCGGTGGCCTTTGCCCGGGCCAACAACGTGCGGGAAATCAACTTCGATCCCGGGACTTATGACTTGGAAGTGAAGAACCCGGAAAAGGAAATAGCGATCGACCTGAACGGTTTCGAGGATCTTGTATTCGCCGGCGCGGTGAACGCGGATGGCACGCCGGCCACCCTGCTTTTGAGAAAATATGAATTTTCCGGCAACATATCCGCCCGGCAGATTCTTCGCGCCATCAAGTGCAAACATATCCACCTGAAAAATTTTGTCCTGGATAACGCGCCCCGATACACCACCGCGGGCAAGGTTGTCGAAAAGGACGGCGACCGGGTGATCATGGAGATATTCGACGGCAATCCGGCGATTGACGGTTGTGTATTTTATTGCGGCAACGCCTGGGATTTGAAGACCGGCTCGCTTAAAAAAATCGGCAGCCTGACCTTCGGCGCCGATGTGGCGGCCAACGAAGGGGCATACACGCTCAGACTGCTTCCGCAAACGGCGTCAACAGCGCCCCGGCGCATGGTGCTCGCCAACGCCAAGGTGGCCGCGATGCTCGATGTCGGCGACGGCGTGAGCTGGCATTTCGGCTGGGAGGGAAACCAGCTGAATGTCACGATGAGCGAGGATGTCCGGTTGGAAAACATTCACACGTATAATGCCATGGGATTCTGCGCGTCGGTCTCGCGCTCCAAGGATGTCTTTGCCAGCAATCTCGTTTTTAAACCCGCAGGCAACCAGTTGGCGGTGGGATCGCGGGACGGGTTGATGCTGTCGTGCAACCGGGGCAGGGTGGTGATGGACGGCCTTCACATCGAGGGTGTGCGCTGGGACGGCCAGAACGCGCACGGAATCTTTTTGTGGACAAGGGAAATCATGGATAGCCGGACCGTTGTTTTGGAAAGCAGGAGGGGCTCGCAGAATGTCGAGATCCAGCCGGGCTCGTCCGTCGGATTCTATACGGCCCCGGACGAGGAACGGGTGCTGACCGTCAGGCAGGCCGTCCTGAAAAAGGACGGTGCGGGCAAATATCATTACCAAATATCCTTCGAGGAGGAATTGCCGCCGGGACTTGATTCCAGCATGCCGGTGTGCGTTTACGCCTGGAACATGGATGATTATGTGGTGAAAAACAGCCGGTTCAGGAACATAGCGGGTTGCGCCAGCCTGGTCCGGAACCGCGGGGTGAAAATAGAAAATTGTATTTATGAAAACATCATGTATCCCGCCGTGATGATCGGCCCGGCGATTCAGGAGCAGGAGGGGCCGGTGGCGCGGAATATAATGGTGAAAAACAACCGCTTTATTAATTGCGGCTGGCAGACCCGGCACGGCGCCGTCGGCGCGGTGAGCGCAAAAGTCCAGGTTTGGAAAAATGCGCTGGCCCCGTTCATGCGCGACCTGCAAATCGAAGGAAATTATTTCGAAAACTGCGATGTTGCGGTGCAGGTGGAGGATGCCATAAATGCAAGGGTCGCCGGAAACTCATTCAACAACGTCAAAGACAAGATCCTCGGCAAAAATCTCCGCGACAGCATGCTTCTGGAGTAG
- a CDS encoding FecR domain-containing protein has protein sequence MDSQDRIISEAANWVIRVDAGLGAAGQDAFLDWLTADPRHAAEYERQRAHWARLDILADWRPEHAARPNRDLLAPRREPVLAPVFAWLGKRRRLFAGVSFGAVVAAACAALFVFAPAKIPGTARSRAQAAVVRAGGDMISSIEQSKLDDGTIVELNRGASITVLYSATERYVRLDHGEANFHVAKDPDRPFILNIDGVNVRALGTSFNVRRESSAVEVLVTSGVVQVHARDNESAPGPENMREDALVKAGQMAVVSRESSLTVQTVTTEKIENLIAWHPRLLDITEQPLSNVVEEFNRRNAPIRLVIADPELAKTAVSATLRSDQVENLVRMLEGGFRVKAVRKGDTVTLRKKLSAG, from the coding sequence ATGGACTCACAGGACAGAATAATTTCCGAAGCCGCCAATTGGGTGATTCGCGTGGACGCGGGACTCGGCGCCGCCGGCCAGGACGCGTTTCTGGACTGGCTCACCGCCGATCCGCGGCACGCCGCGGAGTATGAGCGGCAGCGCGCGCATTGGGCGCGGCTCGATATTTTGGCGGACTGGCGTCCGGAGCACGCGGCGCGCCCCAATCGCGACTTGCTCGCCCCGCGCAGGGAGCCGGTTTTGGCCCCGGTCTTCGCCTGGCTCGGGAAACGCCGGCGGTTGTTCGCGGGCGTGTCGTTTGGCGCGGTGGTCGCGGCGGCGTGCGCGGCGTTGTTTGTGTTTGCGCCGGCCAAAATCCCGGGCACCGCGCGAAGCCGCGCGCAGGCGGCGGTCGTGCGGGCCGGTGGAGACATGATTTCCAGCATCGAACAGAGCAAGCTGGATGACGGCACGATCGTGGAATTGAACCGCGGCGCGTCGATCACGGTTTTGTATTCGGCCACGGAGCGCTACGTGCGGCTGGACCACGGCGAGGCGAACTTCCATGTGGCGAAGGATCCCGACCGACCGTTCATCTTGAATATCGACGGCGTCAATGTGCGCGCATTGGGCACGAGTTTTAATGTTCGCCGCGAAAGCAGCGCGGTGGAAGTGCTCGTGACATCGGGCGTCGTGCAGGTGCACGCCCGTGACAACGAATCCGCGCCCGGCCCGGAAAACATGCGGGAAGACGCCCTCGTGAAAGCCGGCCAGATGGCGGTCGTGTCGCGGGAATCGAGCCTGACCGTGCAGACCGTGACGACGGAGAAGATCGAAAACCTGATCGCATGGCATCCGCGCCTGCTCGACATCACGGAACAGCCGCTGTCGAACGTGGTGGAGGAGTTCAACCGGCGCAACGCGCCGATCCGTCTCGTCATTGCGGACCCGGAGCTTGCGAAAACGGCGGTGAGCGCGACGCTGCGTTCCGACCAGGTGGAGAATCTGGTGCGCATGCTCGAAGGCGGTTTCCGTGTGAAAGCCGTGCGCAAAGGCGACACGGTGACATTGCGCAAGAAATTGAGCGCGGGGTGA
- a CDS encoding alpha/beta hydrolase — protein MKIPAPLALIAALALTPTTLAFAQDQKTDTAATLGKVITVDVWPGGKMPGRGAREPEADMPSRNDGVQRITNVSLPTLAVFPAPKTDVPAPAMIVCPGGGFDYLAYNKEGTDIAAWLNANGISAIVLKYRVPKNSDGALRDLQRAISLSRASAKDWGIDPKRLGVIGFSSGGNLGAKAGLRFNERAYNAIDEIDRQSCRPDFAVLVYPVYMGRESEKIDSELNIIIPPMLIVHSEDDKAYYPGTKLYVEAMKRIGAPCTALIYKTGGHGYALQSKREARAWSDACLEWLGKNKWR, from the coding sequence ATGAAAATACCAGCCCCACTCGCGCTCATCGCGGCACTTGCGCTCACGCCAACTACGCTCGCATTTGCCCAGGATCAGAAAACCGACACTGCCGCCACACTGGGAAAAGTCATTACCGTTGACGTATGGCCCGGCGGAAAAATGCCCGGACGCGGCGCCAGGGAGCCTGAAGCCGACATGCCATCGCGCAATGACGGAGTCCAGCGCATCACAAACGTCAGTCTGCCGACGCTGGCAGTATTTCCCGCGCCGAAAACGGACGTGCCCGCGCCGGCAATGATCGTCTGCCCCGGCGGCGGCTTTGACTATCTGGCCTATAACAAGGAAGGCACCGATATCGCAGCTTGGCTGAATGCAAACGGCATCAGCGCCATCGTCCTGAAATACCGGGTGCCCAAGAATAGCGATGGCGCGCTCCGGGATCTCCAGCGCGCCATCAGTCTCTCGCGCGCCAGCGCGAAAGACTGGGGCATCGATCCCAAGCGCCTCGGCGTGATTGGGTTCTCCTCCGGCGGCAATCTCGGCGCCAAGGCGGGCCTTCGGTTCAACGAGCGCGCTTACAACGCCATTGATGAAATCGACCGGCAAAGCTGCCGCCCCGATTTCGCCGTGCTGGTTTACCCTGTCTATATGGGCCGCGAGTCCGAAAAAATTGACAGCGAACTCAACATCATAATCCCGCCCATGCTCATCGTGCACAGCGAAGACGACAAAGCGTATTATCCCGGCACAAAGCTCTACGTGGAAGCCATGAAAAGGATCGGCGCGCCCTGCACGGCGCTCATCTACAAGACCGGCGGCCACGGTTACGCGCTGCAAAGCAAACGCGAGGCCCGCGCTTGGTCCGATGCCTGCCTGGAGTGGCTCGGCAAAAACAAGTGGCGCTGA
- a CDS encoding glycoside hydrolase family 43 protein — MKSLSHPLVLAALTAVLLLATACPRRDKPRNPPAATFSNPIAVGADPWVIRHEGHYYWTLTDTDRGVAVWRSNNLTSPDKRQIVWRAPATGPYSNEIWAPELHCLDGRWYIYVAASDGNNASHRMIVLESATDDPQGEYTFKGELYTGDHIDTKEKNRWAVDGTILAYNGKRYFIWSGWEDERDIQWLYAAPMSNPWTISGNRVRLCDNNDYQWERVGESMQGRGLNEAPQILQRNGRIFLVYSASGSWQATYKMGLLELIGADPLAPGAWRKHPSPVFAPTETTFGLGHASFVKSPDGRQDWFVYHVKQERKDGWSRIIFAQPFHWTQGDFPDFGNPVERDEPIPVPMTGE; from the coding sequence ATGAAGTCCCTTTCCCATCCGCTCGTTTTAGCCGCGCTCACCGCCGTGCTCCTCCTCGCAACGGCCTGCCCCAGGCGCGACAAGCCCCGGAATCCACCCGCCGCCACCTTTTCAAACCCCATCGCGGTCGGCGCAGACCCGTGGGTAATCCGGCACGAGGGCCATTACTATTGGACGCTCACGGACACCGACCGGGGCGTCGCCGTCTGGCGCTCGAACAACCTCACTTCGCCAGACAAACGCCAAATCGTCTGGCGCGCGCCCGCCACCGGCCCCTACTCGAACGAAATCTGGGCGCCCGAACTCCACTGTCTCGACGGACGCTGGTACATCTATGTCGCCGCCTCCGACGGCAACAACGCCAGCCACCGCATGATCGTGCTCGAATCAGCCACCGACGATCCACAGGGCGAATACACCTTCAAGGGCGAACTCTACACCGGCGACCACATCGACACGAAAGAGAAAAACCGCTGGGCCGTTGACGGGACCATACTCGCCTATAACGGCAAACGCTACTTCATCTGGTCCGGCTGGGAGGACGAACGCGACATCCAATGGCTCTACGCCGCGCCCATGAGCAACCCCTGGACAATCTCCGGAAACCGCGTGCGCCTCTGCGACAATAACGACTACCAATGGGAACGCGTCGGTGAATCCATGCAAGGCCGCGGCCTCAACGAAGCGCCGCAAATCCTGCAACGCAACGGACGCATCTTTCTCGTCTATTCCGCCAGCGGCTCCTGGCAGGCCACCTACAAAATGGGACTGCTCGAACTCATCGGCGCCGATCCTCTCGCGCCCGGCGCCTGGCGCAAACACCCCTCCCCTGTCTTTGCGCCAACCGAGACAACCTTCGGCCTCGGACACGCCTCGTTCGTCAAGTCCCCCGATGGCAGGCAGGACTGGTTTGTTTACCACGTTAAACAGGAGCGCAAGGATGGCTGGAGCCGCATCATTTTCGCGCAACCCTTCCATTGGACCCAGGGCGATTTCCCTGATTTCGGGAACCCCGTCGAGCGCGATGAGCCGATCCCCGTGCCGATGACTGGCGAATGA